One window of Denticeps clupeoides unplaced genomic scaffold, fDenClu1.1, whole genome shotgun sequence genomic DNA carries:
- the LOC114783592 gene encoding transforming growth factor beta activator LRRC32-like isoform X1: protein MVPGAAGESCASQHSTMGARLWMILALMDAAASSLHPQQLSRCRVNDTAVYCNGMNLEAVPDELPPDVRKLDLSQNLLQNLTHGLLAAFAAVSHLNLRANKIQFIQPHLFKDMTNLQELDLSKNDLEAFALQKSDVGPLTAVRRLDLSSNGLYTGMSDYFLREAPALTSLSLASNSITKINKDTFAGSSALRSIDLQNNVILEIEEDAFDALQDLSDLNLSTNSITCIADFNLHRLRSLNLSKNSLELFEAEVETDVEYQLRYLDLRENKIHYFPVLPCRNRLIFLDLSRNRLMSVNTNGTAEEEAAGHQNLSELLYLDLSHNQIHALPAAFFQCMQKLETLNVSSNCLRDFGVSGDVPMHSLRTLDLSFNKLRNVSFGEDTLRALESLYLQGNYLSRLDPDIFRRLPQIRELHLQRNDLSVCAHEGGDEPPGCVSLSSIRTLNYLYYSKSSPASVPAHAFRGSPLLLLDLSGNPSLQIDALAFSGLETSLTRLSLKENDLRSLDADLYFLTYLDLSFNKLTAVPLWNKESSIEVLNLQGNSLVTLEEDTVSTLGQRLKTLYLSSNPFNCCSNSWLPALVQEFKVDIADIDAVTCAYERDSELGQIDIRGASQEPCQTLNNSRLAVIVIVATLLGLIVVVMLLLKLCHSKRCRLNDSFKA from the exons ATGGTCccaggagcagctggagagaGTTGCGCTTCCCAGCACAG CACCATGGGAGCTCGCCTCTGGATGATTTTGGCCCTTATGGATGCAGCAGCCTCATCCTTACACCCGCAGCAGCTCTCCCGTTGCCGAGTG AATGATACAGCTGTGTACTGCAACGGCATGAATCTGGAGGCCGTCCCAGATGAGCTGCCCCCTGACGTCCGCAAGCTGGACCTGTCGCAAAACCTCCTCCAAAACCTCACCCACGGCCTGCTGGCGGCCTTCGCCGCCGTGAGCCACCTGAACCTCCGCGCCAACAAAATCCAGTTCATTCAGCCGCACCTCTTTAAGGACATGACCAACCTGCAGGAGCTGGACCTGTCGAAGAACGACCTGGAAGCCTTCGCCCTGCAGAAGTCCGACGTGGGGCCGCTCACCGCGGTGCGGCGGCTCGACCTCTCCAGTAATGGGCTGTACACCGGCATGAGCGACTATTTCCTGCGCGAGGCTCCAGCACTCACAAGCCTGTCGTTAGCCAGCAATAGCATCACCAAAATCAACAAGGACACTTTTGCTGGATCCTCGGCCCTCCGCAGCATCGACCTGCAGAACAACGTCATCCTCGAGATTGAGGAGGACGCCTTCGACGCGCTGCAAGATCTCTCCGATCTCAATTTGTCCACGAATTCCATAACTTGCATCGCCGACTTCAACCTGCACCGACTCAGGTCGCTCAACCTCAGTAAGAACAGCCTGGAGCTCTTTGAAGCTGAGGTGGAAACCGATGTGGAGTACCAGCTGCGTTACCTGGACCTGCGGGAGAACAAGATCCACTACTTTCCCGTCCTGCCCTGCAGGAACAGGTTAATTTTTCTCGACTTGTCTCGGAACCGCCTGATGAGCGTCAACACTAACGGCACGGCTGAGGAGGAGGCCGCAGGTCATCAGAACCTCTCCGAGCTGCTCTACCTCGACCTCAGCCACAACCAGATCCACGCTCTGCCGGCCGCCTTCTTTCAGTGCATGCAGAAGCTGGAGACGCTCAACGTCAGCAGCAACTGTCTGAGGGACTTCGGCGTGAGCGGAGACGTCCCCATGCATTCGCTGAGAACCCTGGACCTCAGCTTCAACAAGCTGCGGAACGTCTCGTTCGGGGAGGACACTCTCCGCGCCCTGGAGAGCCTGTACCTGCAAGGGAACTATCTGAGCAGGCTGGACCCCGACATATTCCGCCGGCTGCCCCAGATCCGGGAACTGCATCTCCAGCGCAACGACTTGAGCGTCTGCGCCCACGAAGGCGGGGACGAGCCGCCCGGGTGCGTGTCGCTGTCCTCGATAAGGACGCTGAACTACTTGTACTATTCCAAAAGCAGCCCGGCGTCAGTGCCGGCCCACGCGTTCCGCGGAAGTCCTCTACTTCTCCTGGACCTGTCTGGGAACCCCAGTTTGCAAATCGACGCGCTTGCGTTCTCTGGTCTGGAGACGTCCTTGACGCGTCTGTCCCTCAAAGAAAACGACCTGCGTTCCTTGGACGCGGACCTGTACTTTTTAACTTATCTGGACTTGTCCTTCAATAAACTAACAGCAGTTCCGTTGTGGAACAAAGAGTCGTCGATCGAAGTGCTGAACCTTCAAGGCAACAGTCTGGTGACGCTGGAAGAGGACACGGTGTCCACGCTGGGACAGAGGCTGAAAACTCTCTACCTGAGTTCCAACCCCTTCAACTGCTGCAGCAACTCGTGGCTCCCCGCCCTGGTCCAGGAGTTCAAGGTGGACATTGCCGACATTGACGCAGTGACGTGTGCCTACGAGCGAGATTCCGAGCTCGGCCAGATCGACATCAGGGGCGCGTCGCAGGAACCCTGCCAGACCCTGAACAACAGCCGGCTGGCCGTCATCGTCATCGTGGCCACACTGCTGGGGCTGATCGTGGTGGTGATGCTGCTCCTGAAACTGTGTCACTCCAAGAGGTGCAGGCTGAACGACAGCTTTAAGGCGTGA
- the LOC114783592 gene encoding transforming growth factor beta activator LRRC32-like isoform X2, translating to MGARLWMILALMDAAASSLHPQQLSRCRVNDTAVYCNGMNLEAVPDELPPDVRKLDLSQNLLQNLTHGLLAAFAAVSHLNLRANKIQFIQPHLFKDMTNLQELDLSKNDLEAFALQKSDVGPLTAVRRLDLSSNGLYTGMSDYFLREAPALTSLSLASNSITKINKDTFAGSSALRSIDLQNNVILEIEEDAFDALQDLSDLNLSTNSITCIADFNLHRLRSLNLSKNSLELFEAEVETDVEYQLRYLDLRENKIHYFPVLPCRNRLIFLDLSRNRLMSVNTNGTAEEEAAGHQNLSELLYLDLSHNQIHALPAAFFQCMQKLETLNVSSNCLRDFGVSGDVPMHSLRTLDLSFNKLRNVSFGEDTLRALESLYLQGNYLSRLDPDIFRRLPQIRELHLQRNDLSVCAHEGGDEPPGCVSLSSIRTLNYLYYSKSSPASVPAHAFRGSPLLLLDLSGNPSLQIDALAFSGLETSLTRLSLKENDLRSLDADLYFLTYLDLSFNKLTAVPLWNKESSIEVLNLQGNSLVTLEEDTVSTLGQRLKTLYLSSNPFNCCSNSWLPALVQEFKVDIADIDAVTCAYERDSELGQIDIRGASQEPCQTLNNSRLAVIVIVATLLGLIVVVMLLLKLCHSKRCRLNDSFKA from the exons ATGGGAGCTCGCCTCTGGATGATTTTGGCCCTTATGGATGCAGCAGCCTCATCCTTACACCCGCAGCAGCTCTCCCGTTGCCGAGTG AATGATACAGCTGTGTACTGCAACGGCATGAATCTGGAGGCCGTCCCAGATGAGCTGCCCCCTGACGTCCGCAAGCTGGACCTGTCGCAAAACCTCCTCCAAAACCTCACCCACGGCCTGCTGGCGGCCTTCGCCGCCGTGAGCCACCTGAACCTCCGCGCCAACAAAATCCAGTTCATTCAGCCGCACCTCTTTAAGGACATGACCAACCTGCAGGAGCTGGACCTGTCGAAGAACGACCTGGAAGCCTTCGCCCTGCAGAAGTCCGACGTGGGGCCGCTCACCGCGGTGCGGCGGCTCGACCTCTCCAGTAATGGGCTGTACACCGGCATGAGCGACTATTTCCTGCGCGAGGCTCCAGCACTCACAAGCCTGTCGTTAGCCAGCAATAGCATCACCAAAATCAACAAGGACACTTTTGCTGGATCCTCGGCCCTCCGCAGCATCGACCTGCAGAACAACGTCATCCTCGAGATTGAGGAGGACGCCTTCGACGCGCTGCAAGATCTCTCCGATCTCAATTTGTCCACGAATTCCATAACTTGCATCGCCGACTTCAACCTGCACCGACTCAGGTCGCTCAACCTCAGTAAGAACAGCCTGGAGCTCTTTGAAGCTGAGGTGGAAACCGATGTGGAGTACCAGCTGCGTTACCTGGACCTGCGGGAGAACAAGATCCACTACTTTCCCGTCCTGCCCTGCAGGAACAGGTTAATTTTTCTCGACTTGTCTCGGAACCGCCTGATGAGCGTCAACACTAACGGCACGGCTGAGGAGGAGGCCGCAGGTCATCAGAACCTCTCCGAGCTGCTCTACCTCGACCTCAGCCACAACCAGATCCACGCTCTGCCGGCCGCCTTCTTTCAGTGCATGCAGAAGCTGGAGACGCTCAACGTCAGCAGCAACTGTCTGAGGGACTTCGGCGTGAGCGGAGACGTCCCCATGCATTCGCTGAGAACCCTGGACCTCAGCTTCAACAAGCTGCGGAACGTCTCGTTCGGGGAGGACACTCTCCGCGCCCTGGAGAGCCTGTACCTGCAAGGGAACTATCTGAGCAGGCTGGACCCCGACATATTCCGCCGGCTGCCCCAGATCCGGGAACTGCATCTCCAGCGCAACGACTTGAGCGTCTGCGCCCACGAAGGCGGGGACGAGCCGCCCGGGTGCGTGTCGCTGTCCTCGATAAGGACGCTGAACTACTTGTACTATTCCAAAAGCAGCCCGGCGTCAGTGCCGGCCCACGCGTTCCGCGGAAGTCCTCTACTTCTCCTGGACCTGTCTGGGAACCCCAGTTTGCAAATCGACGCGCTTGCGTTCTCTGGTCTGGAGACGTCCTTGACGCGTCTGTCCCTCAAAGAAAACGACCTGCGTTCCTTGGACGCGGACCTGTACTTTTTAACTTATCTGGACTTGTCCTTCAATAAACTAACAGCAGTTCCGTTGTGGAACAAAGAGTCGTCGATCGAAGTGCTGAACCTTCAAGGCAACAGTCTGGTGACGCTGGAAGAGGACACGGTGTCCACGCTGGGACAGAGGCTGAAAACTCTCTACCTGAGTTCCAACCCCTTCAACTGCTGCAGCAACTCGTGGCTCCCCGCCCTGGTCCAGGAGTTCAAGGTGGACATTGCCGACATTGACGCAGTGACGTGTGCCTACGAGCGAGATTCCGAGCTCGGCCAGATCGACATCAGGGGCGCGTCGCAGGAACCCTGCCAGACCCTGAACAACAGCCGGCTGGCCGTCATCGTCATCGTGGCCACACTGCTGGGGCTGATCGTGGTGGTGATGCTGCTCCTGAAACTGTGTCACTCCAAGAGGTGCAGGCTGAACGACAGCTTTAAGGCGTGA